One Stenotrophomonas oahuensis genomic region harbors:
- a CDS encoding energy transducer TonB codes for MSASRSSSGKTLTLHLPPHSLKIAGIAFGVGILLFVAVWAGNRKKDFYTAGPTPTPQQVAEVEPLPEPLAAAAGSSDMPDAKPLPAEEEKPQLVETAPPPPAEAPAPLPETAAPQPMAAGDRPQPIADQSPPPTYPPAALRRGDSGSVVVRVDVDATGMPFNATIVQRSGSRDLDRAAVDAVRRWRFMPAQSNGQAVPSSIEVPFDFKAQ; via the coding sequence ATGTCTGCGTCCCGTTCCTCCTCTGGCAAGACCCTGACTCTGCACCTGCCCCCCCACAGCCTGAAGATCGCGGGCATCGCCTTTGGCGTGGGCATCCTGCTGTTCGTGGCAGTGTGGGCCGGCAACCGCAAGAAGGACTTCTACACCGCTGGCCCGACCCCGACCCCGCAGCAGGTGGCCGAGGTGGAGCCCCTGCCCGAGCCCTTGGCGGCAGCCGCCGGCTCCAGCGACATGCCGGATGCCAAGCCCCTGCCAGCCGAGGAAGAAAAGCCGCAGCTGGTGGAAACCGCGCCCCCGCCGCCGGCCGAAGCCCCTGCCCCGTTGCCCGAGACCGCCGCACCGCAGCCCATGGCCGCAGGCGACCGTCCGCAGCCGATCGCCGACCAGTCACCGCCGCCGACCTACCCGCCCGCCGCGCTGCGCCGTGGCGACAGCGGCAGCGTCGTCGTGCGTGTGGATGTGGACGCGACCGGCATGCCGTTCAACGCCACCATCGTGCAACGCAGTGGCTCGCGCGATCTCGACCGTGCCGCCGTTGATGCGGTACGCCGCTGGCGCTTCATGCCGGCACAGAGCAACGGCCAGGCGGTGCCCAGCAGCATTGAAGTGCCGTTTGATTTCAAAGCGCAATGA
- a CDS encoding energy transducer TonB produces the protein MSVTHAHDMHSSPQQQRDITDDPSRRRASPWLWMALIVAMFAAALVWLRYANPTDTMSAPVGQRMLPATETPVATTPAPAAQRQAAPATSERRAVTAVRNRDARPLASNAKPDYPASALRNGSEGSVVASLNVDTRGHVTDASIVQRTGSRDRDLDRAVLSTVRDWKFEPAMQNGRAVASVVRVPVDFRTQR, from the coding sequence ATGAGTGTTACCCATGCCCACGACATGCACAGCTCGCCGCAGCAGCAGCGCGACATCACCGATGATCCGTCGCGCCGCCGCGCTTCTCCCTGGCTGTGGATGGCGCTGATTGTGGCGATGTTTGCCGCTGCCCTGGTGTGGCTGCGCTATGCCAACCCCACAGACACGATGAGCGCACCGGTGGGCCAGCGCATGCTGCCGGCGACTGAAACCCCGGTGGCCACGACCCCTGCGCCGGCCGCACAGCGCCAAGCCGCACCGGCCACCAGTGAGCGTCGTGCAGTGACCGCCGTGCGCAACCGTGATGCGCGTCCGCTGGCCAGCAATGCCAAGCCGGATTACCCCGCCAGTGCGCTGCGTAATGGCTCGGAAGGCAGCGTGGTGGCCAGCCTGAACGTGGATACCCGCGGCCACGTGACCGATGCCAGCATCGTGCAGCGCACCGGTTCGCGTGACCGTGATCTGGATCGTGCAGTGCTGAGCACCGTGCGTGACTGGAAGTTCGAGCCGGCCATGCAGAACGGTCGTGCCGTAGCCAGCGTGGTGCGCGTGCCGGTGGACTTCCGCACGCAGCGTTGA
- the aroA gene encoding 3-phosphoshikimate 1-carboxyvinyltransferase translates to MTASASWIAHKGQPLQGSLTIPGDKSVSHRAVMFAALADGVSHIDGFLEGEDTRATAAIFSQLGVRIETPSPSQRVVHGVGVDGLKAPSAPLDCGNAGTGMRLLAGLLAAQPFDSVMVGDESLSRRPMRRVTGPLAQMGAKIDTEADGTPPLRVHGGQVLHGIDFVSPVASAQVKSAVLLAGLYAQGETAVTEPHPTRDYSERMLRAFGVDIEFSPGKARLRGGQRLRATDIAVPADFSSAAFFLVAASIIPGSELRLRQVGLNPRRTGLLSALRLMGADITEENHAEQGGEAVADLVVRYAPLRGAQIPEALVPDMIDEFPALFVAAAAAQGNTVVTGAAELRVKESDRLAAMATGLRALGVQVDETEDGATIHGGGVLGSGTIESHGDHRIAMAFAIAGQLSSGEVRVNDIANVATSFPDFDGLATGAGFGLAVA, encoded by the coding sequence ATGACCGCTTCCGCTTCCTGGATCGCCCACAAGGGCCAGCCCCTGCAGGGCAGCCTGACCATTCCCGGCGACAAATCCGTGTCCCATCGCGCGGTGATGTTTGCTGCGCTGGCCGACGGCGTGTCGCACATCGACGGCTTCCTGGAAGGCGAAGACACCCGCGCCACCGCGGCGATTTTCAGTCAGCTGGGGGTGCGCATTGAAACCCCGTCACCGTCGCAGCGCGTGGTGCATGGCGTGGGCGTGGATGGCCTGAAGGCTCCGTCCGCGCCGCTGGACTGCGGCAACGCCGGTACCGGGATGCGCCTGCTGGCGGGCCTGCTGGCCGCACAGCCGTTTGATTCGGTGATGGTGGGCGATGAATCGCTGTCGCGTCGCCCGATGCGCCGTGTCACCGGCCCGCTGGCGCAGATGGGCGCGAAGATCGACACCGAAGCAGACGGCACGCCGCCGCTGCGCGTACACGGCGGGCAGGTGCTGCACGGCATCGATTTCGTGTCGCCGGTGGCCAGCGCGCAGGTCAAGTCAGCCGTGCTGCTGGCAGGACTGTATGCCCAGGGCGAAACGGCCGTGACCGAACCGCATCCCACCCGTGACTACAGCGAGCGCATGCTGCGTGCGTTCGGGGTGGACATTGAATTCTCGCCCGGCAAGGCGCGCCTGCGCGGTGGCCAGCGCCTGCGGGCCACCGATATTGCGGTGCCGGCGGACTTTTCGTCGGCGGCATTCTTCCTGGTCGCGGCCAGCATCATTCCGGGTTCGGAACTGCGCCTGCGTCAGGTTGGCCTGAACCCGCGTCGCACCGGCCTGTTGTCAGCGCTGCGCTTGATGGGTGCGGATATCACCGAGGAAAACCATGCCGAGCAGGGTGGGGAAGCGGTGGCCGACCTGGTGGTGCGTTACGCGCCGCTGCGCGGTGCGCAGATTCCCGAGGCGCTGGTGCCGGACATGATCGACGAGTTCCCGGCGCTGTTCGTCGCCGCTGCCGCTGCGCAGGGCAACACCGTGGTGACCGGTGCGGCCGAGCTGCGGGTGAAAGAATCGGATCGTCTGGCTGCGATGGCCACGGGTCTGCGCGCGCTGGGCGTGCAGGTGGATGAAACCGAAGACGGGGCCACCATTCACGGCGGCGGCGTGCTCGGCAGCGGCACCATCGAAAGCCACGGCGATCACCGCATCGCGATGGCGTTTGCGATTGCCGGCCAGCTCAGCAGCGGCGAAGTGCGGGTGAATGACATTGCCAATGTGGCGACGTCGTTCCCGGATTTCGATGGGCTGGCGACCGGGGCGGGGTTTGGGTTGGCCGTGGCGTGA
- the pheA gene encoding prephenate dehydratase, which produces MANKPAKPKAAAKPAKKAKAETSPAIAAPVLSDVRAKIDQIDRSIQSLIAERAQFAHQVGKAKGKLAAAVDYYRPEREAQVLRMVVDRNEGPLSDELLVHVFREIMSACLAQQEPLKIGYLGPEGTFSQQAVLKHFGRSALGLPLASIEEVFQEVEAGNADFGVVPVENSGQGTIQITLDMFLTSNLKICGEVELRVQQYLMSRSGRLEDVERVYGHPQSFMQTSSWLRANLPKAEKIPVSSNAEGARRARNADDAAAIGGESAGHVYGLKKVVTKPIQNDADNTTRFLVIGRNIFPGSGHDRTSVLVFIHDKPGALFDVLSPFARHGISMNRIESRPSHNAKWEYGFFIDLAGHVEDEAMQAALAELKAHSAQIKVLGSYPVAVP; this is translated from the coding sequence ATGGCCAACAAACCCGCCAAGCCCAAGGCCGCCGCCAAACCGGCGAAGAAGGCTAAGGCTGAGACCTCTCCCGCCATTGCTGCGCCGGTGCTTTCGGATGTGCGCGCCAAGATCGATCAGATCGACCGCAGCATCCAGTCGCTGATCGCCGAGCGCGCGCAGTTCGCCCACCAGGTCGGCAAGGCCAAGGGCAAGCTGGCCGCCGCCGTGGATTACTACCGCCCCGAGCGCGAAGCGCAGGTGCTGCGCATGGTGGTGGACCGCAACGAAGGGCCGCTCAGCGACGAACTGCTGGTGCACGTGTTCCGCGAAATCATGTCGGCCTGTCTGGCCCAGCAGGAGCCGCTGAAGATCGGCTACCTCGGCCCGGAAGGCACCTTCAGCCAGCAGGCCGTGCTCAAGCACTTCGGTCGCTCGGCGCTGGGCCTGCCGCTGGCCAGCATTGAAGAGGTGTTCCAGGAAGTGGAAGCGGGCAACGCCGATTTCGGCGTGGTGCCGGTGGAAAACTCCGGGCAGGGCACCATCCAGATCACCCTGGACATGTTCCTCACTTCCAATCTGAAGATCTGTGGCGAAGTGGAACTGCGCGTGCAGCAGTACCTGATGTCGCGCAGCGGCCGGCTGGAAGATGTCGAGCGCGTGTACGGTCACCCGCAGTCGTTCATGCAGACCTCGTCGTGGCTGCGTGCCAACCTGCCCAAGGCCGAGAAGATTCCGGTATCCAGCAATGCCGAAGGCGCGCGCCGCGCCCGCAATGCCGATGACGCCGCCGCCATTGGCGGGGAAAGCGCAGGGCATGTGTACGGCCTGAAGAAGGTCGTCACCAAGCCGATCCAGAATGATGCCGACAACACCACGCGCTTCCTGGTGATCGGCCGCAACATCTTCCCCGGCTCCGGCCACGACCGCACCTCGGTGCTGGTGTTCATCCACGACAAGCCGGGTGCGCTGTTCGACGTGCTCAGCCCGTTTGCCCGCCACGGCATCAGCATGAACCGCATCGAGTCGCGTCCGTCGCACAACGCCAAGTGGGAATATGGCTTCTTCATCGACCTGGCTGGCCATGTCGAAGACGAAGCGATGCAGGCCGCGCTGGCCGAACTCAAGGCGCATTCGGCGCAGATCAAGGTGCTGGGCTCGTACCCGGTCGCTGTGCCCTGA
- the serC gene encoding 3-phosphoserine/phosphohydroxythreonine transaminase, with translation MTRAFNFSAGPATLPESVLRQAQAEMLEWNGAGASIVEMSHRGPEFMAVAAQAEADLRTLMSIPDDYAVMFLAGGATTQQALLALNFAAPGQTCDYVVNGHWGKTAIKQVGHYVNPHVAASSEAGGFHDIPARSSWQLSPDAAFVHITANETIHGVEFRDTPDVGNVPLFADFSSSIASEPIDVSRYGLIYAGAQKNLGPVGVSVVIVRRDLLERAGQPRADIFNYRSHVARDSMLNTPPTWNWYLAGLMFQWMLAQGGVQEFARRNATKAALVYDAIDTSSGFYRNEVVPAVRSRMNIPFFLPDDTLTARFVSESKAAGLLALKGHKAVGGIRASLYNAMPVEGAQALVAFMRDFQQRNG, from the coding sequence ATGACGCGCGCGTTCAATTTCAGTGCCGGCCCCGCAACCCTGCCGGAATCGGTCCTGCGCCAGGCGCAGGCGGAAATGTTGGAATGGAACGGTGCCGGGGCTTCCATCGTCGAGATGAGCCACCGTGGCCCGGAATTCATGGCGGTCGCGGCCCAGGCCGAAGCCGACCTGCGCACCCTGATGAGCATTCCGGATGACTATGCGGTGATGTTCCTGGCCGGCGGTGCCACCACCCAGCAGGCGCTGCTGGCGCTGAATTTTGCCGCGCCCGGCCAGACCTGCGATTACGTGGTGAACGGCCATTGGGGCAAAACCGCGATCAAGCAGGTCGGCCATTACGTCAACCCGCATGTGGCGGCCAGCAGCGAAGCCGGCGGCTTCCACGACATTCCCGCACGCAGCAGCTGGCAGCTGTCGCCCGATGCCGCCTTCGTGCACATCACCGCCAATGAAACCATTCATGGCGTGGAGTTCCGCGACACGCCCGACGTGGGTAACGTGCCGCTGTTCGCGGACTTCAGTTCGTCCATCGCAAGCGAGCCGATCGACGTCTCGCGCTATGGCCTGATCTACGCCGGTGCACAGAAGAACCTGGGCCCGGTCGGCGTGTCGGTGGTGATCGTGCGCCGCGACCTGCTGGAACGTGCCGGCCAGCCGCGCGCGGACATCTTCAATTACCGCTCGCACGTGGCGCGTGACTCCATGCTCAACACGCCGCCGACCTGGAACTGGTATCTGGCCGGGCTGATGTTCCAATGGATGCTGGCGCAGGGCGGGGTGCAGGAATTCGCCCGCCGCAACGCGACCAAGGCTGCGCTGGTGTACGACGCCATCGATACCTCTAGCGGTTTTTACCGCAACGAGGTGGTGCCGGCGGTGCGTTCGCGCATGAACATTCCGTTCTTCCTGCCGGATGACACCCTCACCGCACGGTTCGTGAGCGAGTCCAAGGCGGCCGGCCTGCTGGCGCTGAAGGGCCACAAGGCCGTGGGCGGCATCCGTGCTTCTTTGTACAACGCCATGCCGGTGGAAGGCGCGCAGGCCTTGGTGGCCTTCATGCGCGATTTCCAGCAGCGCAACGGCTGA
- a CDS encoding FHA domain-containing protein, giving the protein MQNLLVHFTQRQHPDQPLRPGVQRIVRHASGSVRLGGEAVGTLLLAQFCLDDRGLWLQVANGMRGIHVNGRPVRRMALLRPGDAVYADGVEMLIQGPCEALQHAPARSDEQGEDPRLLRGVGGQHHGRSFTLDRPRVIGRGAESDILIDDPAFAEQHARLERHGERLLLRDLGSGESTRVNGVSVRHCWLQPGDQLVFDTQHRFVLEVPHDSSKRVVSEEEDDLEPVAAVEAPAVPRRVSRWPWLLGSALLLGGVISLLLLFGAR; this is encoded by the coding sequence GTGCAGAACCTGCTAGTTCACTTCACCCAACGCCAACACCCCGACCAGCCACTGCGGCCCGGGGTGCAACGGATCGTGCGCCACGCTTCCGGCAGTGTCCGGCTCGGCGGCGAGGCGGTCGGCACGCTGTTGCTGGCCCAGTTCTGCCTGGATGACCGCGGCCTGTGGCTGCAGGTGGCCAACGGCATGCGCGGCATTCACGTCAACGGGCGGCCGGTGCGGCGCATGGCACTGCTGCGTCCGGGTGACGCGGTCTACGCCGACGGCGTGGAGATGCTGATCCAGGGGCCGTGCGAGGCCTTGCAGCATGCGCCGGCGCGCAGCGACGAACAGGGCGAGGATCCGCGCCTGCTGCGCGGCGTCGGCGGCCAGCATCATGGCCGCAGCTTCACCCTGGACCGCCCACGGGTGATCGGGCGCGGTGCGGAGTCGGACATCCTGATTGATGATCCGGCCTTTGCCGAGCAGCACGCCCGGCTGGAGCGGCATGGTGAGCGCCTGCTGCTGCGCGACCTGGGCTCCGGCGAATCGACCCGGGTCAATGGCGTCAGCGTCCGCCACTGCTGGCTGCAACCTGGCGACCAGCTGGTGTTCGACACCCAGCACCGCTTCGTGCTGGAAGTGCCGCACGACAGCAGCAAGCGGGTGGTGAGCGAGGAAGAGGACGACCTGGAGCCGGTGGCTGCGGTAGAAGCACCTGCGGTGCCGCGCCGGGTGAGTCGCTGGCCGTGGTTGCTGGGCAGTGCGTTGTTGTTGGGCGGGGTGATCAGCCTCTTGCTGTTGTTTGGCGCGCGGTGA
- a CDS encoding polyhydroxyalkanoic acid system family protein, whose translation MSRIDITHAHSLSGDAARQAIDAMAAKLTEKFQVRSSWAGDVLSLNGSGVDGAIKLVPGAVNVVAELSFPVSMMKGMVEDQIKSVLKEKLG comes from the coding sequence ATGTCCAGGATCGATATCACTCATGCCCACAGCCTCAGCGGCGATGCCGCCCGTCAGGCCATCGACGCCATGGCCGCCAAGCTGACCGAGAAGTTCCAGGTGCGCAGCAGCTGGGCCGGCGACGTCCTGAGCCTCAACGGCTCCGGCGTGGACGGCGCGATCAAGCTGGTGCCGGGCGCGGTCAATGTAGTGGCTGAGCTGAGCTTCCCGGTCTCGATGATGAAAGGCATGGTGGAAGACCAGATCAAGAGCGTGCTGAAGGAAAAGCTGGGCTGA
- a CDS encoding phasin family protein, with the protein MTSHDDFDDRSTDEKPSLQDQAERFSRKLSDSAQQVWLAGLGAFGRAQAEGSRFFDNLVKEGEAIDARNRERNGDAPRWRDNVEEQLGEAREKAAGTWDKVEKAFDDRVQGVLKRLHIPTGEDVAALNARIDALNARLNRAEARAASPSDDPAPGSHQSPGGA; encoded by the coding sequence ATGACCTCACACGACGACTTCGATGACCGCAGCACCGATGAAAAGCCTTCGCTGCAGGACCAGGCCGAGCGCTTCTCGCGCAAGCTGAGCGACTCGGCCCAGCAGGTCTGGCTGGCTGGCTTGGGCGCGTTCGGTCGCGCGCAGGCAGAGGGCAGCCGCTTCTTCGACAACCTGGTCAAGGAAGGCGAAGCCATCGACGCCCGCAACCGCGAGCGCAACGGCGATGCCCCGCGCTGGCGTGACAATGTGGAAGAGCAGCTTGGCGAGGCCCGCGAGAAGGCCGCCGGCACCTGGGACAAGGTCGAGAAGGCCTTCGATGACCGCGTCCAGGGCGTGCTCAAGCGCCTGCACATTCCCACCGGCGAAGACGTGGCGGCCTTGAATGCGCGGATCGACGCGCTCAACGCCCGCCTGAACCGGGCCGAAGCCCGTGCGGCCTCGCCCAGTGACGATCCGGCCCCGGGTTCGCATCAGTCGCCGGGCGGTGCCTGA
- a CDS encoding restriction endonuclease: MFSWILALLLALVVWSLATAYFWLVKRRRKEVKLGLNALAGMHWRDFSEIVKRAMREQRGLVDVHDEDEDHREPRSDFLMEDPQHKRWLLACKHGLAYRIGPAAVNELGTAARLAGAKGGILITEGQVQRDGRAAAEKQGVEVLDGQLLWPMLIPYLPGDMESAVKKAARREAVRRISIAALGSLTLGLLVGMSYLTTRVDKTPAAPAPTQASAPAAAAPAATAPAASPVTAAPASAPPTAAAATPAPAAQPPGPPAPGSILGTDGDPDAATLAQYRRELAQNVGKQTGVLSAFWQTSQTLAVNRSEEIDAVWPLICTEVKRYPALRTVRVQLNPRPGTEEPVRWRQCATS, encoded by the coding sequence ATGTTCTCCTGGATTCTGGCTCTGCTGTTGGCCCTCGTCGTCTGGTCCCTGGCGACCGCCTACTTCTGGCTGGTCAAACGCCGCCGCAAGGAGGTCAAGCTCGGGCTGAACGCCTTGGCGGGCATGCATTGGCGGGACTTTTCCGAAATCGTCAAACGGGCCATGCGCGAACAGCGCGGCCTGGTCGACGTGCACGACGAAGACGAAGACCACCGCGAGCCGCGCAGCGACTTCCTGATGGAAGACCCGCAGCACAAGCGCTGGCTGCTGGCCTGCAAGCATGGGCTGGCTTATCGGATCGGCCCGGCGGCGGTGAACGAGCTGGGCACCGCCGCACGTCTGGCCGGGGCCAAGGGCGGCATCCTGATCACTGAAGGCCAGGTCCAGCGTGACGGCCGTGCCGCGGCTGAAAAGCAGGGCGTCGAGGTGCTGGACGGCCAGCTGCTGTGGCCGATGCTGATTCCCTACCTGCCCGGCGACATGGAGTCGGCGGTGAAGAAGGCGGCGCGGCGTGAGGCCGTGCGGCGCATTTCCATTGCCGCGCTGGGGTCGCTGACGCTCGGGCTGCTGGTGGGGATGAGCTACCTGACCACGCGCGTGGACAAGACCCCGGCGGCTCCGGCTCCGACGCAGGCGAGCGCGCCTGCGGCTGCAGCGCCGGCCGCCACCGCCCCTGCCGCCTCCCCGGTCACTGCAGCGCCCGCTTCGGCTCCGCCTACGGCAGCCGCCGCGACCCCGGCACCTGCGGCCCAGCCTCCTGGCCCCCCCGCGCCCGGCAGCATCCTCGGCACCGACGGTGACCCGGATGCGGCCACCCTGGCCCAGTACCGACGAGAGCTGGCGCAGAACGTAGGCAAGCAGACCGGCGTGCTGAGCGCGTTCTGGCAGACCAGCCAGACCCTGGCGGTGAACCGCAGTGAGGAGATTGATGCGGTGTGGCCGCTGATCTGTACGGAAGTGAAGCGCTATCCCGCGCTGCGCACGGTGCGCGTACAGCTCAACCCGCGCCCGGGTACGGAAGAGCCGGTGCGGTGGAGGCAGTGCGCCACGTCGTGA